The following are encoded in a window of Castanea sativa cultivar Marrone di Chiusa Pesio chromosome 9, ASM4071231v1 genomic DNA:
- the LOC142610499 gene encoding putative mitochondrial protein AtMg00310, which yields MLCHEIESLVRKFWWGQKGDRRKVHWVKWDDLCQHKTQGGLGFKDLVLFNEAMLAKLAWRLLHDDNSLFYRVFKVRFFPNGTILEAKEVPSTSYAWKSILKGRDVINKRALWRVGDGKQIRIWVDNWLPSRNAARVTTLVIWGQENSSVEVLINPVTRSWRDEVIDHVFNTAEAEVIKSIPLSASSQADTLIWSFNPSGQYSVKSGYRFLQENAENSHAPV from the coding sequence ATGTTGTGCCATGAAATTGAGTCTCTTGTACGcaagttttggtggggacaaaagGGAGATAGGAGGAAAGTGCATTGGGTAAAGTGGGATGACTTGTGCCAACATAAAACTCAAGGAGGATTGGGGTTCAAAGATCTTGTGCTGTTTAATGAGGCTATGTTAGCTAAATTGGCTTGGCGGTTGCTACATGATGATAACTCCCTCTTTTATAGAGTCTTCAAGGTTAGATTCTTCCCAAATGGGACTATTCTTGAGGCTAAAGAAGTCCCATCTACATCATATGCTTGGAAAAGCATCTTGAAAGGTCGAGACGTCATAAACAAGAGAGCTTTATGGAGGGTGGGAGATGGGAAACAGATCCGAATTTGGGTTGATAATTGGTTGCCGTCTAGGAATGCAGCAAGAGTCACCACTCTAGTAATTTGGGGTCAAGAAAATTCCAGTGTTGAAGTGCTCATAAATCCAGTTACAAGGAGTTGGAGAGATGAAGTTATCGATCATGTTTTCAACACAGCTGAAGCTGAGGTGATTAAGAGCATTCCATTAAGCGCATCTAGCCAAGCTGACACATTAATATGGTCGTTCAACCCATCAGGCCAATACTCGGTTAAATCGGGTTATAGATTTCTGCAGGAGAATGCAGAAAATTCACATGCACCAGTCTAG
- the LOC142610500 gene encoding uncharacterized protein LOC142610500: MASVISARPGMKIAHMPCFFVLMCRWKPPDRNLYKVNYDGAVFAEQGRARIDVIIRNSDGEVMASMSRQVQLPTIVAQVEAMAARRAVEFALEVGFNKVILEGDSEIVYKDLVNNGPSLALHGHLIQDVKALLPLFSSINLSHVGRTGNKVAHSLARRAILSRNLNVWMKDVPLDIHDIVLADVNPP, translated from the exons ATGGCCTCTGTGATATCTGCAAGGCCAGGGATGAAGATTGCTCACATGCCATGTTTTTTTGTTCTGATGTGCAG ATGGAAGCCACCAGATAGGAATCTTTACAAAGTAAATTATGATGGAGCGGTTTTTGCGGAGCAAGGAAGAGCAAGGATTGATGTCATTATCCGGAACTCAGACGGGGAAGTCATGGCATCAATGTCTCGGCAAGTTCAGCTCCCCACAATAGTAGCACAGGTTGAAGCAATGGCAGCGAGGAGAGCAGTAGAATTCGCCCTTGAAGTTGGTTTTAATAAAGTTATCTTGGAAGGCGACTCGGAGATTGTCTACAAGGATCTCGTAAATAATGGTCCCTCACTAGCCTTACATGGTCATTTGATACAGGATGTCAAAGCTTTACTTCCTTTGTTTTCTAGTATCAATCTTAGTCATGTAGGTCGGACAGGAAATAAAGTCGCCCACTCACTTGCTAGAAGGGCAATtctttcaagaaatttaaatgTCTGGATGAAAGATGTACCACTAGACATCCATGACATAGTTCTGGCTGATGTCAACCCTCCTTGA
- the LOC142610193 gene encoding DNA-binding protein S1FA: protein MDDSFEFDGKVPPSFDRVDAEAKGLNPGLIVLLIVGGLLLTFLVGNYALYLYAQRTLPPRKKKPVSKKKMKKEKLKQGVSAPGE from the exons ATGGACGACTCGTTCGAGTTCGACGGCAAGGTCCCTCCTTCCTTCGATCGAGTG GATGCCGAAGCCAAAGGGTTAAACCCAGGATTGATAGTTCTGCTTATTGTTGGCGGGCTATTGTTGACATTCCTGGTTGGAAATTATGCACTTTACCTGTATGCACAAAGAACCCTTCCTCCAAGGAAAAAGAAGCCAGTTTccaagaagaagatgaagaaggagAAACTGAAGCAAGGTGTCTCTGCACCTGGAGAGTAG
- the LOC142610784 gene encoding L-type lectin-domain containing receptor kinase VIII.1-like: MLRLSCKFSGIVFFIFIILSLCYFNIPITNASTEFDFGTLAISSLKLLGDAHMNNGSVRLTGDLPVPNSGAGKVLYSSPVKFREPGTHFPASFSTFFTFSVTNLNPSSIGGGLAFVISPDDDTVGDAGGFLGLVNETGSPAGFLAVEFDTLMDVEFKDINGNHVGLDLNSMVSAQVADLDAMDIDLKSGDAVNAWIEYDGSSGVFNITVSYSNLKPKEPLLSFTLDLDQYVNDLMYVGFSGSTQGSTEIHSIQWWSFSSSFDSASDSSGSLPPPAPTTSFMNTTATVRSPPPSIAPSKSDSESSTTTSQKNSKSSSCHNQLCKQGPGAVAGVVTAGAFVLALFAGAFIWFYSKKVKHVRNPDSVATDIIKTPREFSYKQIKSATKCFNANRIIGHGAFGTVYKGILPETGDIIAVKRCSHNGQGKNEFLSELSIIGTLRHRNLVRLQGWCHEKGEILLVYDLMPNGSLDKALFEARMPLPWPYRRKILFGVASALAYLHQECENQVIHRDVKTSNIMLDEGFNARLGDFGLARQIEHDKSPDATVAAGTMGYLAPEYLLTGRATEKTDVFSYGAVVLEVASGRRPIEKDVSTAGKVGVCSNLVEWVWSLHREGRLLSAADARLGGEFDEGEMLRVLMVGLACSHPDPLARPTMRGVVQMLVGEAEVPIVPRAKPSMSFSTSHLLLSLQDSVSDCNAMINISTSSSENDFNGIDLV, from the coding sequence ATGTTGAGACTTTCCTGCAAATTTTCAGGCATTgtcttttttatctttattatacTTTCGCTTTGCTATTTCAACATTCCCATTACCAACGCCTCCACTGAGTTCGACTTCGGGACCTTAGCTATAAGCAGCCTAAAGCTCCTTGGCGATGCCCACATGAACAATGGGAGCGTAAGGCTCACTGGCGACCTCCCCGTTCCCAACTCCGGCGCCGGCAAGGTCCTCTACAGTTCGCCGGTGAAGTTCCGGGAACCTGGGACGCACTTCCCGGCGAGCTTCTCGACTTTCTTCACCTTCTCCGTCACGAACTTGAACCCGTCCTCGATCGGCGGCGGGCTCGCTTTTGTAATCTCGCCGGACGACGATACGGTCGGCGATGCAGGTGGGTTCCTCGGGCTCGTCAACGAGACGGGCTCGCCGGCGGGGTTCTTGGCGGTCGAGTTCGATACCCTTATGGACGTTGAGTTCAAAGACATTAATGGAAACCACGTGGGGTTGGATCTGAACAGCATGGTCTCGGCGCAGGTCGCAGATTTGGACGCCATGGATATCGATCTTAAGAGTGGCGACGCGGTTAACGCGTGGATCGAGTACGACGGGTCGTCTGGAGTGTTCAACATAACGGTTTCGTACTCGAATCTGAAACCGAAGGAGCCTCTTTTGTCGTTCACTCTGGACTTGGATCAGTACGTGAATGACTTAATGTACGTTGGGTTTTCAGGGTCGACTCAAGGGAGCACAGAGATTCACAGTATTCAGTGGTGGAGTTTTAGTTCTTCGTTTGATTCGGCTTCTGATTCATCAGGGTCTTTGCCACCGCCAGCTCCAACGACTAGTTTCATGAATACAACGGCTACTGTGAGGTCACCACCGCCTTCAATAGCTCCATCTAAGTCTGATTCAGAATCGAGTACTACTACTTCACAGAAAAACAGTAAGTCTTCTTCTTGTCATAACCAGCTCTGTAAACAAGGCCCAGGAGCTGTGGCTGGAGTGGTCACTGCTGGGGCTTTCGTTTTAGCTCTATTTGCAGGTGCTTTTATCTGGTTTTACTCTAAGAAGGTCAAGCATGTGAGGAATCCTGATTCGGTTGCTACGGACATTATCAAAACGCCAAGGGAATTCAGTTATAAACAGATCAAGTCAGCGACTAAGTGCTTTAATGCCAACAGAATTATTGGTCATGGTGCATTTGGGACTGTTTACAAGGGTATATTGCCGGAGACTGGTGACATTATTGCAGTGAAGAGATGCAGTCATAATGGTCAGGGGAAGAATGAATTTTTATCTGAATTGTCTATAATTGGAACTCTTAGGCATCGAAATCTTGTTCGGCTTCAAGGTTGGTGCCATGAGAAGGGTGAAATTTTGTTAGTCTATGACTTAATGCCTAATGGGAGCCTTGATAAAGCTTTGTTTGAAGCTAGAATGCCTTTGCCGTGGCCTTATAGgcgaaaaatattatttggggTGGCCTCTGCTCTTGCGTATTTGCATCAAGAATGTGAAAATCAGGTGATTCATAGAGATGTAAAGACTAGTAACATAATGCTGGATGAGGGGTTCAATGCCCGGTTAGGAGATTTCGGATTGGCGAGGCAAATTGAGCATGATAAATCTCCTGATGCAACAGTGGCAGCTGGAACAATGGGGTATTTGGCTCCTGAGTATTTGCTAACTGGGAGAGCTACAGAGAAAACTGATGTGTTTAGCTATGGAGCTGTGGTTCTTGAAGTGGCCAGTGGAAGAAGACCGATTGAAAAGGATGTTTCTACTGCTGGGAAAGTTGGAGTTTGTAGCAACTTGGTTGAATGGGTTTGGAGTTTACATAGAGAAGGGAGGTTGTTATCTGCAGCTGATGCAAGACTTGGGGGTGAATTTGATGAGGGAGAAATGTTGAGGGTCCTAATGGTTGGATTGGCTTGCTCTCATCCTGACCCATTGGCTAGACCCACAATGAGAGGGGTGGTCCAAATGCTTGTGGGTGAGGCTGAAGTTCCCATTGTCCCAAGAGCAAAGCCTTCTATGAGTTTTAGCACTTCACACCTCTTGTTGAGCTTGCAAGACAGTGTCTCTGACTGTAATGCAATGATTAACATCTCCACCTCCTCATCAGAGAACGATTTCAATGGTATTGATTTAGTATGA
- the LOC142609882 gene encoding cell number regulator 8-like isoform X2: protein MAFANHNENKNDNHDESSPLLAKQEQEQQQQQDEKKTTKLVETNKSDKVETDAKAPAPATGFVGGYAWTADGHPLRHGGSVVGEPMGRSQWSSGICCFLGNFDEFLCSDLEVCVLGSVAPCVLYGSNAERLESNPAGTFANHCLTYTALCLVGEFVFGRNLAPCFSYNSRTALRRRFNLEGSCEALHGICGCCGSCVEDEVQREQCESVCDFATHFFCHTCSLCQEGREIRRRMPHPGFNAQPFLVMIPPVEQAMGRGA, encoded by the exons ATGGCTTTTGCTAATCACAACGAGAACAAGAACGATAATCACGATGAATCTAGCCCTCTCTTGGCTAAgcaagaacaagaacaacaacaacaacaagatgaaaagaaaaccaCCAAGCTAGTTGAGACTAATAAGTCTGATAAG GTTGAGACTGATGCGAAAGCTCCGGCTCCGGCGACCGGATTTGTCGGCGGGTACGCTTGGACCGCCGATGGGCATCCGTTAAGGCACGGCGGTAGTGTGGTTGGCGAGCCCATGGGCCGTTCTCAATGGAGCTCCGGCATCTGCTGTTTCCTCGGTAACTTCGACGAGTTCTTGTGCAGCGATCTTGAAGTTT GTGTTCTTGGAAGTGTTGCTCCTTGCGTGCTGTATGGAAGCAATGCCGAGAGACTTGAATCTAATCCTGCTGGGACTTTTGCAAATCACTGCTTAACCTACACTGCtctatgtttggttggagaatTTGTTTTTGGTCGGAACCTCGCGCCGTgtttttcatataatagccGTACTGCTCTTCGTCGGAGGTTCAATCTAGAG GGCAGCTGTGAGGCACTTCATGGTATATGTGGGTGCTGCGGAAGCTGTGTAGAGGATGAGGTGCAGCGTGAACAATGTGAGTCTGTATGCGACTTTGCGACTCACTTCTTCTGCCACACATGTTCTCTTTGTCAGGAAGGTCGTGAGATCCGTCGTAGGATGCCTCATCCTGGGTTCAATGCTCAACCATTCTTGGTTATGATTCCTCCAGTGGAGCAGGCCATGGGCCGTGGGGCCTGA
- the LOC142609882 gene encoding cell number regulator 8-like isoform X1 codes for MAFANHNENKNDNHDESSPLLAKQEQEQQQQQDEKKTTKLVETNKSDKVEQQQEKKTTKLVETNKSDKVETDAKAPAPATGFVGGYAWTADGHPLRHGGSVVGEPMGRSQWSSGICCFLGNFDEFLCSDLEVCVLGSVAPCVLYGSNAERLESNPAGTFANHCLTYTALCLVGEFVFGRNLAPCFSYNSRTALRRRFNLEGSCEALHGICGCCGSCVEDEVQREQCESVCDFATHFFCHTCSLCQEGREIRRRMPHPGFNAQPFLVMIPPVEQAMGRGA; via the exons ATGGCTTTTGCTAATCACAACGAGAACAAGAACGATAATCACGATGAATCTAGCCCTCTCTTGGCTAAgcaagaacaagaacaacaacaacaacaagatgaaaagaaaaccaCCAAGCTAGTTGAGACTAATAAGTCTGATAAGGTTGAACaacaacaagaaaagaaaaccacCAAGCTAGTTGAGACTAATAAGTCTGATAAGGTTGAGACTGATGCGAAAGCTCCGGCTCCGGCGACCGGATTTGTCGGCGGGTACGCTTGGACCGCCGATGGGCATCCGTTAAGGCACGGCGGTAGTGTGGTTGGCGAGCCCATGGGCCGTTCTCAATGGAGCTCCGGCATCTGCTGTTTCCTCGGTAACTTCGACGAGTTCTTGTGCAGCGATCTTGAAGTTT GTGTTCTTGGAAGTGTTGCTCCTTGCGTGCTGTATGGAAGCAATGCCGAGAGACTTGAATCTAATCCTGCTGGGACTTTTGCAAATCACTGCTTAACCTACACTGCtctatgtttggttggagaatTTGTTTTTGGTCGGAACCTCGCGCCGTgtttttcatataatagccGTACTGCTCTTCGTCGGAGGTTCAATCTAGAG GGCAGCTGTGAGGCACTTCATGGTATATGTGGGTGCTGCGGAAGCTGTGTAGAGGATGAGGTGCAGCGTGAACAATGTGAGTCTGTATGCGACTTTGCGACTCACTTCTTCTGCCACACATGTTCTCTTTGTCAGGAAGGTCGTGAGATCCGTCGTAGGATGCCTCATCCTGGGTTCAATGCTCAACCATTCTTGGTTATGATTCCTCCAGTGGAGCAGGCCATGGGCCGTGGGGCCTGA